A genome region from Coffea arabica cultivar ET-39 chromosome 7e, Coffea Arabica ET-39 HiFi, whole genome shotgun sequence includes the following:
- the LOC113701792 gene encoding ABC transporter F family member 4 produces the protein MGKKKTDDVGAKPSGKDGKKEKLSVSAMLAGMDQKPEKTKSSSSSLSSVTSKPRSKSAPKVSAYTDDIDLPPSDDEEEEGYGSDEEQGQNASRTHPSRQNRIDGRPLEILVTDKELKKREKKDMIAAQATEIAKQEALKDDHDAFTVVIGSRASVLDGQDEADANVKDITIDNFSVSARGKELLKNASVKISHGKRYGLVGPNGKGKSTLLKLLAWRKIPVPKNIDVLLVEQEVVGDDRTALEAVVAANEELINLRQEVASLQNASSDSVGDEKDDDDDDAGEKLAELYEKLELMGSDAAEAQASKILAGLGFTKDMQARPTRSFSGGWRMRISLARALFVQPTLLLLDEPTNHLDLRAVLWLEEYLCRWKKTLIVVSHDRDFLNTVCNEIIHLHDMKLQYYRGNFDSFESGYEQRRKEMNKKYEIYDKQLKAAKRSGSRTQQEKVKDRAKFNAAKETSKSKAKGKADEDEPQHEAPQKWRDYTVEFHFPEPTELTPPLLQLIEVSFSYPNRQDFRLSNVDVGIDMGTRVAIVGPNGAGKSTLLNLLAGDLVATEGEVRRSQKLRIGRYSQHFVDLLTMDETPVQYLLRLHPDQEGLSKQEAVRAKLGKFGLPSHNHLTPIAKLSGGQKARVVFTSISMSKPHILLLDEPTNHLDMQSIDALADALDEFTGGVVLVSHDSRLISRVCEDEERSEIWVVENGTVETFPGTFEEYKEELLKEIRAEVDE, from the coding sequence ATGGGTAAGAAGAAAACAGATGATGTTGGGGCTAAGCCAAGTGGTAAAGACGGGAAAAAAGAGAAGCTTTCTGTTTCTGCTATGCTTGCTGGTATGGACCAGAAACCTGAAAAGACCAAGAGTTCATCTTCTTCGTTGAGCTCTGTAACTAGTAAGCCGAGGTCAAAATCAGCTCCCAAAGTGTCAGCTTACACTGATGATATTGATCTCCCTCCTTCTGATGATGAAGAGGAGGAAGGCTATGGTTCTGATGAAGAGCAGGGACAGAATGCTTCTCGTACGCATCCAAGCAGACAGAACAGAATTGATGGTAGGCCGCTTGAAATTTTGGTTACTGACAAAGAGTTGAAGAAACGAGAAAAGAAGGATATGATTGCTGCCCAAGCTACTGAGATTGCTAAACAAGAGGCCCTTAAAGATGATCATGATGCTTTTACGGTAGTTATTGGTAGCCGTGCTTCTGTTCTTGATGGTCAGGATGAAGCTGATGCCAATGTCAAGGATATAACAATTGATAATTTTTCGGTGTCTGCTCGGGGAAAGGAGCTCTTAAAGAATGCATCAGTTAAGATATCTCATGGAAAGAGGTATGGATTGGTTGGTCCCAACGGCAAGGGCAAGTCTACTTTATTGAAGCTTCTTGCTTGGAGGAAGATTCCCGTACCCAAAAACATAGATGTCCTTTTGGTCGAACAAGAGGTGGTTGGTGATGATAGAACTGCTCTTGAAGCAGTTGTTGCAGCTAATGAAGAACTCATCAACCTCCGGCAAGAGGTAGCTAGTTTGCAGAATGCATCTTCAGATTCTGTTGGTGATGAGAAggacgatgatgatgatgatgcaggGGAGAAGCTTGCCGAGTTGTATGAAAAATTGGAGCTAATGGGTTCGGATGCTGCAGAGGCTCAGGCATCAAAAATTCTTGCTGGGTTGGGTTTCACCAAGGATATGCAGGCCCGTCCTACCAGGTCATTTAGTGGTGGTTGGAGGATGAGAATTTCACTAGCTCGGGCACTTTTTGTTCAGCCAACTCTGTTGCTATTGGATGAACCCACCAATCATCTTGACCTGAGGGCCGTTCTCTGGTTAGAGGAGTACTTATGCagatggaagaaaactcttATTGTTGTTTCGCATGACCGTGATTTCCTTAATACTGTTTGCAATGAAATTATTCACCTCCATGACATGAAGCTGCAATATTATCGTGGaaattttgatagttttgaAAGTGGATATGAGCAGCGTCGCAAAGAGATGAATAAGAAGTATGAGATTTATGACAAGCAGTTGAAAGCTGCCAAGAGGTCTGGAAGTCGCACTCAACAGGAGAAGGTCAAAGATCGAGCCAAATTTAATGCTGCCAAGGAAACGTCCAAGAGCAAAGCTAAAGGCAAGGCTGATGAGGATGAGCCGCAGCATGAGGCCCCTCAAAAGTGGAGAGATTACACTGTGGAGTTCCATTTCCCTGAGCCTACAGAGCTAACACCTCCCCTCTTGCAGCTCATTGAAGTTAGTTTCAGCTATCCAAATCGACAGGATTTTAGGCTATCTAATGTAGATGTTGGTATTGATATGGGAACTCGTGTTGCTATTGTGGGGCCTAATGGTGCTGGGAAATCTACCTTGCTGAATCTTCTTGCTGGTGATTTAGTTGCCACAGAGGGTGAAGTTCGGAGGAGTCAAAAGTTAAGGATTGGCAGATATTCACAGCACTTTGTGGACCTTCTGACAATGGATGAGACGCCAGTTCAATATCTTCTTCGTCTTCATCCTGATCAAGAGGGCCTGAGTAAACAAGAGGCTGTTCGTGCAAAGCTGGGGAAATTTGGACTCCCCAGCCATAATCACCTTACTCCAATTGCAAAATTATCTGGAGGACAAAAGGCCCGGGTTGTCTTCACTTCAATTTCCATGTCAAAGCCACATATTTTGCTATTGGATGAGCCAACTAATCATTTGGATATGCAGAGCATTGATGCACTAGCTGATGCGCTTGATGAGTTTACTGGCGGTGTTGTCCTAGTCAGCCATGACTCAAGGCTTATATCACGCGTATGCGAAGATGAAGAACGAAGTGAAATTTGGGTAGTGGAGAATGGGACTGTCGAGACTTTCCCCGGCACTTTTGAGGAGTACAAGGAAGAGCTCCTCAAGGAAATAAGAGCGGAGGTTGATGAGTGA
- the LOC113701790 gene encoding protein DWD HYPERSENSITIVE TO UV-B 1 isoform X2, whose translation MSLDNNVSSLESRYLDSCKRHQALPNTAVVSWLHKAVIQRINHQKCTIEVFLDQLEDCDLSPVTDVFLDVQCDAVDILCRSPCVLNQESILSLINAANSKLEVIDFQDASVRKDILCDILHGGLKCHVMNLRFNEFHAFNFAGGFMLLHTLSLDFCSSLSTLENDCFVNMPNLMRISLCGTRVANLWTTSAALSRLNSLVEIRFQNCACCKNTGSCPTLSRERRDLACDRNVAEHTSEHSKCQQTTISVGNVESSIQDESPKFVSVGDSLVNIHTHSISHNSIDDRLIGKMSYNLHGISSSGRSSNAHPVSVGLSMLQIEVSHAKLETEEDGESPTSVLDLDVKDSSIASKMKVLENPSPICFENHYREYMIASLPHLQVLDNIPVRLVDRDMAKMVFSKYFEYLPYKRQHGESVSNILYMRETGTSCGYHERSTIKKQSSCQKSKFFYTRSICAAKFGSSVWPVHLPMSQICSTLGEGSRSLRPRQFEYHPSDASLMGFGTLDGEVVVINHDKGSLFKYIPALETSNSAMALCWLNQHPAKVRQLLAVDGRLHTRFEISSTGSSHNFTRSYYMNGRDYIISGSSDESILRICCAQTGRRLRDVHLQDRTLGSSMYVQSLRSDPFRHFHMAVLAAYVRPSSRWGIVKVNLLASSHHAKQDSESQDFYPRFGWGG comes from the exons ATGTCTCTTGATAATAATGTCTCCAGCTTAGAATCCAG GTATCTGGATTCCTGCAAGAGGCATCAGGCGCTACCAAATACTGCAGTCGTGTCATGGCTTCATAAG gctGTTATACAGAGAATCAACCACCAGAAATGCACTATAGAAGTATTCTTAGACCAACTTGAGGATTGTGATTTATCTCCAGTTACAGATGTCTTCCTTGATGTGCAGTGTGATGCAGTTGACATTCTTTGTAGATCACCCTGTGTCTTAAACCAAGAATCTATATTGTCTCTAATAAATGCAGCCAATTCAAAACTTGAAGTCATTGATTTCCAAGATGCATCTGTCCGGAAGGATATCTTATG TGATATTCTCCATGGTGGTTTAAaatgtcatgtcatgaatttAAGGTTCAATGAGTTCCATGCTTTCAACTTCGCTGGAGGCTTTATGCTATTACACACCCTTAGTCTTGACTTCTGTTCTTCTCTCTCTACATTGGAGAATGATTGTTTTGTTAACATGCCAAATCTGATGCGGATATCTCTATGTGGAACAAGAGTTGCAAATCTGTGGACAACTAGTGCTGCCTTGTCCAGATTAAATTCCTTGGTTGAAATCCGGTTTCAAAACTGTGCGTGCTGCAAAAACACTGGATCATGTCCTACTTTGTCCAGAGAGAGAAGAGATCTTGCTTGTGACAGAAATGTGGCAGAGCACACGAGTGAGCATTCAAAGTGTCAACAAACAACTATTTCTGTTGGGAATGTTGAATCTTCTATTCAAGATGAATCGCCCAAATTTGTCTCTGTTGGAGATTCATTAGTAAATATTCATACTCACAGCATATCTCACAACTCAATAGATGATAGATTAATAGGTAAGATGTCATATAATCTTCATGGAATTAGCTCATCTGGTCGGTCTTCCAATGCTCATCCTGTATCAGTTGGCTTGAGCATGCTGCAGATTGAG GTTTCTCATGCAAAATTGGAGACTGAAGAGGATGGTGAGTCCCCTACAAGTGTGCTTGACTTGGATGTGAAAGATTCCTCAATTGCCTCTAAAATGAAAGTTCTAGAAAATCCTTCTCCAATCTGCTTTGAGAACCACTACAGGGAGTACATGATTGCATCACTACCCCATTTACAGGTTCTAGATAACATCCCAGTAAGACTTGTGGACAGGGACATGGCCAAAATGGTCTTCTCAAAATATTTTGAGTACTTGCCATATAAACGACAGCATGGGGAGAGTGTTAGCAACATTTTGTATATGCGTGAGACAGGAACAAGTTGTGGATACCATGAAAGGTCTACCATAAAGAAGCAGTCATCTTGCCAAAAGAGTAAATTTTTCTATACCAGGTCCATTTGTGCGGCAAAATTTGGCTCTTCAGTGTGGCCCGTCCACCTTCCTATGTCTCAGATCTGCAGTACTTTGGGAGAAGGTAGCAGAAGCCTCCGGCCTAGGCAGTTTGAGTATCACCCATCTGATGCTTCTCTAATGGGTTTTGGAACACTGGATGGGGAAGTGGTTGTCATCAATCATGATAAAGGAAGCCTCTTCAAGTATATTCCAGCCTTGGAAACTTCTAACAGTGCAATGGCACTATGTTGGCTTAATCAGCATCCAGCAAAG GTGAGACAACTTTTGGCCGTTGATGGGAGGCTTCACACAAGATTTGAAATATCTTCAACAGGAAGTTCTCATAATTTCACTAGATCATATTACATGAACGGTAGAGACTATATCATCAGTGGAAGTTCTGATGAATCCATTCTAAGAATTTGCTGTGCCCAAACGGGAAGGCGGTTAAGGGATGTCCATCTGCAG GATAGGACTCTGGGGAGCTCAATGTATGTGCAGTCTTTGAGAAGTGATCCATTTCGT CACTTTCATATGGCTGTTTTAGCTGCCTATGTTCGTCCAAGCTCACGATGGGGGATTGTTAAG GTCAATTTGCTGGCTTCAAGTCATCATGCTAAACAAGATTCTGAATCCCAAGATTTCTACCCTCGCTTTGGATGGGGAGGTTGA
- the LOC113701790 gene encoding protein DWD HYPERSENSITIVE TO UV-B 1 isoform X1, whose product MSLDNNVSSLESRYLDSCKRHQALPNTAVVSWLHKAVIQRINHQKCTIEVFLDQLEDCDLSPVTDVFLDVQCDAVDILCRSPCVLNQESILSLINAANSKLEVIDFQDASVRKDILCDILHGGLKCHVMNLRFNEFHAFNFAGGFMLLHTLSLDFCSSLSTLENDCFVNMPNLMRISLCGTRVANLWTTSAALSRLNSLVEIRFQNCACCKNTGSCPTLSRERRDLACDRNVAEHTSEHSKCQQTTISVGNVESSIQDESPKFVSVGDSLVNIHTHSISHNSIDDRLIGKMSYNLHGISSSGRSSNAHPVSVGLSMLQIEVSHAKLETEEDGESPTSVLDLDVKDSSIASKMKVLENPSPICFENHYREYMIASLPHLQVLDNIPVRLVDRDMAKMVFSKYFEYLPYKRQHGESVSNILYMRETGTSCGYHERSTIKKQSSCQKSKFFYTRSICAAKFGSSVWPVHLPMSQICSTLGEGSRSLRPRQFEYHPSDASLMGFGTLDGEVVVINHDKGSLFKYIPALETSNSAMALCWLNQHPAKLLAGFEKGSLRLYDINQVTTKVEDSRWTSSTKFYDDFDQLTSIHVNSSDDKFLASGYSRKLAVYDLCTGRRLQLLTDIHRETINVAKFANCSPHLLVTSSYDCDVKMWDLRQKPTLPCYTSSSSRGNVMVCFSPDDLYLLVSAVDNEVRQLLAVDGRLHTRFEISSTGSSHNFTRSYYMNGRDYIISGSSDESILRICCAQTGRRLRDVHLQDRTLGSSMYVQSLRSDPFRHFHMAVLAAYVRPSSRWGIVKVNLLASSHHAKQDSESQDFYPRFGWGG is encoded by the exons ATGTCTCTTGATAATAATGTCTCCAGCTTAGAATCCAG GTATCTGGATTCCTGCAAGAGGCATCAGGCGCTACCAAATACTGCAGTCGTGTCATGGCTTCATAAG gctGTTATACAGAGAATCAACCACCAGAAATGCACTATAGAAGTATTCTTAGACCAACTTGAGGATTGTGATTTATCTCCAGTTACAGATGTCTTCCTTGATGTGCAGTGTGATGCAGTTGACATTCTTTGTAGATCACCCTGTGTCTTAAACCAAGAATCTATATTGTCTCTAATAAATGCAGCCAATTCAAAACTTGAAGTCATTGATTTCCAAGATGCATCTGTCCGGAAGGATATCTTATG TGATATTCTCCATGGTGGTTTAAaatgtcatgtcatgaatttAAGGTTCAATGAGTTCCATGCTTTCAACTTCGCTGGAGGCTTTATGCTATTACACACCCTTAGTCTTGACTTCTGTTCTTCTCTCTCTACATTGGAGAATGATTGTTTTGTTAACATGCCAAATCTGATGCGGATATCTCTATGTGGAACAAGAGTTGCAAATCTGTGGACAACTAGTGCTGCCTTGTCCAGATTAAATTCCTTGGTTGAAATCCGGTTTCAAAACTGTGCGTGCTGCAAAAACACTGGATCATGTCCTACTTTGTCCAGAGAGAGAAGAGATCTTGCTTGTGACAGAAATGTGGCAGAGCACACGAGTGAGCATTCAAAGTGTCAACAAACAACTATTTCTGTTGGGAATGTTGAATCTTCTATTCAAGATGAATCGCCCAAATTTGTCTCTGTTGGAGATTCATTAGTAAATATTCATACTCACAGCATATCTCACAACTCAATAGATGATAGATTAATAGGTAAGATGTCATATAATCTTCATGGAATTAGCTCATCTGGTCGGTCTTCCAATGCTCATCCTGTATCAGTTGGCTTGAGCATGCTGCAGATTGAG GTTTCTCATGCAAAATTGGAGACTGAAGAGGATGGTGAGTCCCCTACAAGTGTGCTTGACTTGGATGTGAAAGATTCCTCAATTGCCTCTAAAATGAAAGTTCTAGAAAATCCTTCTCCAATCTGCTTTGAGAACCACTACAGGGAGTACATGATTGCATCACTACCCCATTTACAGGTTCTAGATAACATCCCAGTAAGACTTGTGGACAGGGACATGGCCAAAATGGTCTTCTCAAAATATTTTGAGTACTTGCCATATAAACGACAGCATGGGGAGAGTGTTAGCAACATTTTGTATATGCGTGAGACAGGAACAAGTTGTGGATACCATGAAAGGTCTACCATAAAGAAGCAGTCATCTTGCCAAAAGAGTAAATTTTTCTATACCAGGTCCATTTGTGCGGCAAAATTTGGCTCTTCAGTGTGGCCCGTCCACCTTCCTATGTCTCAGATCTGCAGTACTTTGGGAGAAGGTAGCAGAAGCCTCCGGCCTAGGCAGTTTGAGTATCACCCATCTGATGCTTCTCTAATGGGTTTTGGAACACTGGATGGGGAAGTGGTTGTCATCAATCATGATAAAGGAAGCCTCTTCAAGTATATTCCAGCCTTGGAAACTTCTAACAGTGCAATGGCACTATGTTGGCTTAATCAGCATCCAGCAAAG CTTCTTGCTGGTTTTGAGAAAGGTTCCTTGAGATTATATGACATCAATCAAGTGACAACAAAAGTTGAGGATAGCCGTTGGACTTCCAGCACTAAATTCTATGATGACTTTGATCAGCTGACTTCAATTCATGTTAATTCAAGTGATGATAAGTTCTTGGCTAGTGGTTATTCGAGAAAACTTGCAGTATACGATCTCTGCACTGGCAGACGCTTGCAGTTGTTGACAGATATACATCGAGAAACAATTAATGTTGCTAAATTTGCCAATTGCTCTCCACACCTTCTTGTTACTTCATCATATGACTGTGATGTCAAGATGTGGGATTTAAGACAAAAACCAACACTACCTTGCTATACTTCTTCAAGCTCAAGAGGAAATGTAATGGTCTGCTTTTCACCTGATGACCTTTATCTGCTTGTATCAGCCGTGGACAATGAG GTGAGACAACTTTTGGCCGTTGATGGGAGGCTTCACACAAGATTTGAAATATCTTCAACAGGAAGTTCTCATAATTTCACTAGATCATATTACATGAACGGTAGAGACTATATCATCAGTGGAAGTTCTGATGAATCCATTCTAAGAATTTGCTGTGCCCAAACGGGAAGGCGGTTAAGGGATGTCCATCTGCAG GATAGGACTCTGGGGAGCTCAATGTATGTGCAGTCTTTGAGAAGTGATCCATTTCGT CACTTTCATATGGCTGTTTTAGCTGCCTATGTTCGTCCAAGCTCACGATGGGGGATTGTTAAG GTCAATTTGCTGGCTTCAAGTCATCATGCTAAACAAGATTCTGAATCCCAAGATTTCTACCCTCGCTTTGGATGGGGAGGTTGA